GCCTCAACCGTCCCAAGCATCTCAACCGGCTCCAGGCAGAGGATCTGGGCGAACTGGTGAAATTGTTCGACCGGATCGAGACTGATCCCGCCATTCGCGTGCTGGTGCTGACCGGCACCGGGCGCGCCTTCTCCGCGGGCTATGATCTCAATTCGGTGGCGGAGCGCGCCGTCAGCGCCCATGAGCAGCAAAGCGCCGGCTCGGCGTTCGAGGTGATCGTCAACCGCCTCGAGGATCTCGGCGTTCCCACGATCTGCCGGCTCAACGGCGGGGTCTATGGCGGCTCGACCGACCTCGCACTGGCCTGCGATTTCCGCATTGGCGTCGACACCGCCGAGATGTTCATGCCGGCGGCCCGGCTCGGGCTGCATTATTACCCGAGCGGCATCAAGCGCTACGTGACCAGGCTCGGCCTCGACAATGCGAAGAAGCTGTTCCTGACCGCGCAAAAGATCAGTGCGCCGGAGATGCTGCGCATCGGCTATCTCACGGCGATGGTGCCGGTAGAATTGCTGGACAAGGAGGTGGACAAGCTCGCGGCCGCCCTCGCCGGCAACGCGCCGCAGGCGATGCGCGGCATGAAACGCGCCATCAACGAGTTCGCCCGCGGCGAGCTCGAGGAAGCCGCCGCGGACCAGCGTCACCGCGACAGCATGCGCGGCGACGAGATCAAGGAAGGCATCAAGGCGTTTGGAGAGAAGAGAGCGCCGCGGTTTTGAGGATTGACCAAGGAGTACGAGGAGGCGCCTCATTCTCCGCTGTCGTCCCGGACAAGCGCAGCGAAGCGGAGCGCCGATCCGGGGCCCATAGCCACAGGGTGTGGTTGTGGAAAGGGCTGGTAACTCCAAACCAAATCCTGTGGTTATGGGTCCCGGGCTCGCGCTTTGCGCGCCCCGGGACGACGGCGCAGGTTAGGACGACAGCTATCCCCCAACCGCCTTGGCATGCTGCGCGGCCATCTCGTCATCGGCTGCATTGATGCGCTGGAACGCAGGACGCGAGGTCATGCGCTCGGCGTAGCGGACGAAGACGTCCTTCTTCGGCACGATGCCGAACATCATGGTCCAGCTGAGCGCCACGCCCCAGAGCACGTCTGCTGCGGTCATGCGCTCGCCGAGCAGATACGGCCCTTTCGACAGCTGCGCCTCGAGCGCGCCCAGCATGGTGTCGTAATCGGCATAGGGCGATTGCGTGATCGGCGCCGGCTCGCGCTGCATGAACTTGTCGATCATGGCCGGCTCGAACGACGAGCCGTAATAGGCTATCCAGCGCAGATAAGGCCCGCGCAGCGGATCGTTGAGGGCGGGCGTCAGCCCCGCCTGCGGAAACAGATCGGCGAGATAGATGGTGATCGCGACCTGCTCGGTCACCAGCGCTTCGCTGTGGCGGACCGCCGGCACCTTGCCGAGCGGATTGATGGCGAGGTAGGCGGGCTGGCGCTGCTCGCCGGCCTTCATGTTGAGGACATGGAGATCGTAAGGCGCGCCCAGCTCCTCCAGCAGCACCCGCGTGCCTGTGGCCCGGCTCTGCGGCGAATAATACAGCGTGATGCGGTTCGGATCGGTCATGGCGGGACTCCCATCTGGCCTTTTGGCGATGGCGCAGCTTGTATCTGATCATACCTGACATCCTTTGTCAGGTATGATCAAAGGAACCATGCGCGCGAGCCGGATGCTGTCGATCCTCACCACCCTCCAGGCCAGGGGGCAGGTCACCGCGCCCAAGCTTGCTGAGGCCTGCGAGGTCTCGGTGCGCACGATCTATCGCGACATCGACGCGCTGGCGGCGTCAGGTGTTCCCGTCTATGCCGACCGCGGCGCGGAGGGCGGCTATCGCCTGCTCGACGGCTATCGCGTGCGGCTGAATGGGCTGTCACAGAGCGAAGCGAGCGCACTGTTTCTGGCGGGATTGCCGGGCCCGGCCGCGGCGCTCGGGCTCGACGCTGCGATGATCGCCGCCCAGAACAAGCTGATGGCGGCGCTGCCTCCGAACTTGCGCGAGGACGCCGGGCGGATGCAGGAGCGCTTTCACCTGGACGCGCCGGGCTGGTTCGGCGAGGCCGAGGATCCCAAACATCTGCGCAGCATCGCCGGCGCGGCTCTGCGCGGGACGCTGATCAAAATCCGCTACCATAGCTGGCGCTCGGAGAAGCAGCGCCGGGTCGCACCGCTCGGCCTCGTGCTGAAGGGCGGCAGCTGGTATCTCGCAGGGCAGGTCGACGGCAGCGTTCGCACCTATCGCGTCGCGCGCGTGCTCGACTGTACGGCGCTCGACGACCGCTTCGATCGCCCTGCCGATTTCGATCTCGCTGCCTACTGGCAGGCTGCGACACTTCGTCTCGAAGCCGAGATGCATCCCAATGTCGCGGTCGTGCGGCTGTCGCCGTTCGGCGTCAAGCTGCTCGACGCGCTGAGCCAGCCTTACGTCAAGGCGCGTACGCAGCTCGAGGAGACCGCTGATACCGATGGCTGGCGCATTGCGAGAGTGCCGGTGGGCAAGACGTCGTGGCATGCGGCGTCCGAATTGCTGCGGCTCGGCCCCGAGGCCGAAGTGCTCGAGCCCGTCGATCTCCGAGACAAGTTGGCCGAGCTGACGCAGGCCATGGCCGCGCGTTATCGCACGGCGCCGAAAGCCGGGCGGCGGCGTAAATCGCCGAGGGCGACGAAACAGTCCTGAAACACGATTCTCAGCCAACGGCGTGAACGCATTCCCGCTTCGACCCGACCGAGATGCAGGGACACAACAATGGCCCTGCGCCACATGGAGAATGAAGATGTTTCGTAAGCTTGCACTTGGTCTGATCGCCGCCGGCTCGCTCGCTGTCGCCGCTCTCGCCCCCACCGCGGCCTCGGCCGGCGGCTTCCATCACCATCATCACGGTCATCACCACTGGGGTCCCGGCTGGGGCGTTGGCGGCATCTACCTCAACACTGGCGTCAGCAGCTGCTATCGGGAGCGCCTCGTCCAGACCCGTCACGGCCTGCGCGTCCGCGTCGTGAATGTCTGCGCTTACGGCATCTACTGATATCTCGCCGTCACGACAAAGCTCCGGTCGCGCCGCGACCGGAGCTTTGCGTTCAGCTATCCCGCCTGCCGCTGCCGGCGAAACCAGGCCCAGGTCTCGCGCGTCGTTCTGATGTAACCGCGACCGCGATGGACGATCTCACCGTCGACGATCTCGTTCAGCTTCGGCAACGCGTGAAAGGGGATCGAGGGATAGGCGTGATGCTCGACATGGTAGGGCATGTTCCACGCGAACCATTTGACGATCGCACCGGTATAGGTGGTGCGGGTGTTCTCGAAGGCGCTGCGGGTGCGGTCGCAACCGGTATGCTCGGCGTAGAGATAGGGCCGCAGGAAGAATTGCCCGATGACGAGCGGCACGATCCAGACCCAGAGCAGAAGCGCCGAGGCGAACCACAGCGACAACGCGAAGAGCAGCGTATAGAGGGCGAGATAGGCACGCGCCTCGCGTACGATGACGGCGCGCTTGTTCTCGGGAATCCAGGGGGCGGTGACCCTCCCGGTGACGGCGTGGCCGAGCATCAGCCGGAGACGAACGGCAACCTGGAGCAGGCCGCTGTAGGCGATCGCGAGCTGGGTGTCGGAGGTTGGCTTCACACCGACGATCAGCTCCGGGTCCTTTTCCGGATCCTGCGTGTAGCGATGATGGTCCCAGTGAAACAGGCAGTAATATTCGTAAGGCAATCCGATCAGGAAAGCGGAAAGATTGCCCACGATCAGATTGAGGCTGCGGCTTTTGAACGCCGTCTTGTGCGCGGTCTCGTGCACCGCCATGAACAGGAAGGCGACGACATAGCCCTGCACCGCCATCAGCGGCAGCGCCCAGAGCACGCCATGGCGCGAGCTGACGATCCAGATCAGCGTGCCCAGCAACAGGATTACGCCGTAATGGCCGAGGCTCTGCGCGGCGCCCCTGAGATCGGAACGGACCGACAGCTCACGCAGCATCGCTGGCGTCAGCGGCTTCAGGCGGTGGCCGGGCTCAGGAACGGTCGCGTCAGTCATGATCGGAAGCCCCCCTATTTGCTGAGAAGCGCCGCGATCTCGGCCTTGATGAAGGCCTCATCGCGGGCATTGCCAACGGGATTGCCGGCACGATGGCCGTGCAGCGACGGGATCGGATGCAGCACTGCGGATTTCGCGCCGGTCAACCGGCCGAGCTCGTCCTCATTGTCGCGGACATCGAAATAGCGATCGGTCGCGCCCGGCATCAGCAGCATGTGCGCCTTGATCGCGGCCAGCGCGCGATCGAGATCGCCTGCGAAAGCCGGGCAGCCGCTGATGTCACCGCTTTGCCAGATGCCGATCTGCGCCAGGAGATCGTTGGCATCGCGCCGCGCGAAGGTCGTATCCCAGGTGCGGACGAGATAATCCTCCAGCGAGGGGAAGCCCCCATCGCGCCAGAGCTCGTCGCGATAGAAACCGTGCGACATCGCCCAGCCGGCATAGACCCGCCCCATCGCTCGGTAGCCGGCGATGGGTTTGTCGACGAAGCGGCCATCGCGGAACGCGGGATCGGCGGTCAGAGCGGCCTTCACGCTTTCGAGAAAGACATGGTTATAGGGCGCGCAGCGCGCGCTGCCGCAGGCGATCGCCGCACGCTCGACCATGTCAGGATGCAGCGCCGCCCAATGATAGGCCTGCATGCCGCCCATCGACCAGCCATAGACCAGCGCCAGCTTCGAGATGCCGAACCGTTCGGTGAGCAGCCGGTGTTGGACCGCGATCGCATCGTGATAGGTCAGCTTCGGAAACGGCGCGGCGGTGTTCGAAGGCGACGACGACAGGCCGTTGCCGAACAGGTTCGGGATGATGATGAAGTAGCGTGAGGGATCGAGCACGCCATCGGGCCGGATCAGCCATTCGGTGTCGAAGTGCTGGGCGCTGAAGGAGGTCGGGTAGAGGATGACATTGTCCCTGGCAGGGCCCAGCGTGCCATAGGTCTTATAGGCGAGCTTCAGCGACGGAAAGACGGCGCCGGACTGGAGCGTGACATTGCCCGGCTCGAAAATCTCGTAATCGCTCGACCCGCTCATGCGTCCATCTTCCGCTCACATGGCCGCAGAACACGACCGTCCAAACAAACGATGCATCGATCGTGCCGAACCAGCAAACGCATCGTTGCGCCGTCGATATACTGTACTAGTAGTACATTTATTTAGCGAACACAAGACGGTTTGAGCGCAGGTCACGCGATGGCCGCGATATATCGCTCCACCGACGCCGCAAACGCGGCCTTGGCGCCGCGCGCGATATTGCGGCCCCACCAAGCGCCATAAATCCGATCGAAGGCGAGCGGCTCGACGGCAGCCGCGATGCGCCGTACCGCGGAAGCGTTAAGCGGCATGTAGTTGGGGTAGGAATACATGAAGCTGACGAAGCGGCGGTCCATCGCTACCTGCGCGATATCGCCGGTGAGGAACGCGCCCCTGCCGTCCGCGGCGCGCGACGAGTGCAGCATGGTGGCGCCGGCGAAATGACCGCCGGTGCGCAGCAGCAGCACCTCGTCGGAGATGCGCTGACTCTCGCCGGTCCAATGCACGATCGACGCATGCGGCCGTGTCACCCATTGGCGATCATCGGCGTGCAGATAGACCGGCACGCCGCCGAAGGCGTCGCTCCAATCGGCGAGCGCGCCATAATAGTGCGGATGCGAGATCGCGATGGCCTTGAGTCCGCCGAGCGAACGCACATGCGCGATCGCCTCCGCGGTCGCCAGCGGCACGCAATCCCACATCAAGCAACCATCGCCGAGTGGCACCAGCAGCGCGCGCTGGCCGATGGCGAAGCTCGGCTCGAGCGAGAGGCCGGTAAGGCCGAGATCGTCGCGCCAAACGACGCGGTGGCGTTCGGCCAGCGTCTCGCGCGTCAGGAAAATCTGCCCATTCCAACCTACATACTGCCGTTCGTCCTCGCAGATTGGACAGGATGCGGGCGGATGTCCGCTGTCCGGAAATTGTGCGCCGCAGGTTTCGCAGATCCAGAGTGGCATGGCCGTGATCCTGATTGAGACCGTCGCAAGTTTGGCATGAATTCGCGAAGCCTGCGATCACAAGGGCGGCCGGAACCAACGCGATGAGCACAGGTTAAGTTCTGGTCCGCCGCAGGCCCCATTGGCCCGCAGTCCCCGCCTCATGCGAGATCCGATGCGATCGGCAGCACCAAGTTCAGCGTCTCGATGACATCGCGCCCTTCAACGTCTCGTATCTGGCCCCTGTTTGCGCTCAACTTCTTCATGGCCGACATGCAGTCGGGCATCGGGCCTTTCATCGGCGTCTTCCTCCAGGAGCGCGGCTGGGCGCCCGGTCTGATCGGCACTGCGATGACGATCGGCAATGTCGCCGGCATGCTGGTGACCACGCCGATCGGGGGCTTCATCGATTCGAGCCGCAACAAGCGGATGTGGGTCGTCATTCCCGGCATCTGCGTGGTCTCGGCCTCCGCGATCATCCTGATCTCGCAAAATTTCTGGGCGGTGACGGTCTCGCAAGTCGCGCAGTCGCTGGCGAGCGCCGCGATCGTGCCGGCAGTCACGGGCATCACGCTCGGCATCGCCAAGCAGAAGGGCTTCAACGCGCTCAACGGCCGCAACCAGGCGTATAACCACGCCGGCAACATGGTGGGCGCCGCGCTCTCGGGCTATCTCGGCTACAAGTATGGCTATTTTGCCGTCTTCGCGCTGGCGGCCGTGTTCGGCGCCATCGCGATCGCCTGCGTGCTGATGATTCCAGCCAAGGCGATCGACGACCGCGCCGCGCGTGGCTGCAAGGAGGACGATCCCGACAGCGCGCCCGACGCCTTCACGATGCTGCTCAAACACCGCGCGCTCCTGGTTCTTGCGCTGGCTCTGGCGCTATTCCATCTCGGCAACGCCGCGATCGTGCCGCTCTACGGACTTGCCGCGGTGGCCGAGGGACAAGCCAACGGTCCGACCTTCGTCGCGACCACCGTGGTGATCGCGCAGGGCGTAATGGTCGTGACCTCACTGATCGCGATGAAGGCCGCCAGCAAGCGCAACTACTGGCCGATCATCCTGGTCTCCTTCATGTTCCTGCCCATCCGCGGCGTGCTCGCCTTCTTCGTCACGGGATGGTGGGGCGTCGTGCCGATGCAGGTGCTCGACGGCATCGGTACCGGGCTCCAGACGGTCGCCGTTCCCGGCATGGTCGCGCGCTCGCTCAACGGCACCGGCCGCATCAACCTCGGTCAGGGGGCCGTCATCACCGTGCAAGGCGTCGGCGCGAGCCTCAGCCCCGCGCTCGGCGGCTGGATCGCACAATGGATCGGCTACGGCCCGACCTTCCTGCTGCTCGGCGGCTTCGGGCTCGCCTCGATGGCACTGTGGCTGGCCTTCGCCGCGACGGTGAAGAAGTATTGAGCTTCACCGCCACCGCCGGAATCACGGGGCGAATTGCCGGTTCAGGCCGATCCTGAGCGTGTGCAGTTCGATGTCGCTGGCCGGCATGCTCGTTCCGGGAATCGACAAGGAGAGCTGGCGGCCGAGATAGAGATACAGATACTCCGCCTTGAGCGACCAGCGCGGCGCGAACGACCATTCCCCGCCGCCGCCGACTGCATATCCGAGATTGTAGCCGCTTGCCGAGGCGTGACCGTCCAGCGCGCCGGGAAATCCCGCGATGAGCAGATTGTTAGTCAGGCGCGCATGGCTGCTGTCGAGGCTTGCCTTGACATGCGCCCAGGCGAGACCGCCCGTCGCGTAAAGCAGCCAATTGTTGCTGGCATAACCCAGGCGGCCGCGCAGCGTGCCGAGATAATCAATGTCCTGGGTCACCGTCACGCTGCCGGTGTAGTTGTCGAAATCCCCGACGAGGAAAACGGGGCGTAGAGCATAAGCTCCAGATGCCCGTCCGCCAATCCCGGAGACGCTGACATCGGCTTCGACACCGGCGACCATATGACCGGCCTGCCAATTGTAGCCGGCCTGCAATCCGCCCAGCCAGCCGGATTGCCCCACACCGAGCGTGAATGGCGCCGACGCCGTCGACGTCGCATTGTTGACGCCGGGAAACAGGGCCAGTAGCGCGCTGGGATCGACCGAGGCGGCGTTGCCGTCACCGGTGCCGTAGCCGGCGTGAACGCCCGCGTAAAAGCCGGTCCAGCTGAAGACCGGCGGCGGCGCAGGGGGCGCTTTCAGCGCAATGTCGGCGGCCTTTGCATCAGTGGCGCAAAGCGCACCAAGCCCAAGTGCCAGAAGAACGGGCAGCAAACTGCTCCTACGCCGTGTCATCGAACCAATTTCCTTCCAATCGGCCAATCGTTATGGGCGGGACGATAGGCGGGATGCGGCCGCGGTTCGTGGGGAGTGGCGAAAGGCTGGATGGACTGACGTGAAGGCCTGCAGATCCGCCGCCGCCTGTTGCGATCCGGGCACAATTCGCGAACGCCTGACCTGCGGCACCTCGTCACTGGCTCACCGCGCAGTTGCGAGTGGTTTTTTGCGCAATCCGGAGCTTTTCTGGTTGCCGCACCGCGGCGCGCCGACGAGGATGCAATCCGCATCAAATCGTCAGCGCATATATTCCAGCGATCGATGACCCAGCCGCAACTCTCATTCGATGGCGATCCGAACGGTCGGGCCTATGAAGAATGGCGCGAGCAGTTTTGCCGTCAGGTGGCGAATGTCGATTTCGTGCCGGTGGGAGAAGGACGCGTTCACCGGACCATTGCGCCCGCCATTCTTCCCCGCATCAGGCTCTCGGCCTCGTTCGGCACGCCGATGTCTTTCGTGTCGTTGGGGACGAACGACGAACTGATCGTTACGATGTCACCCAATTCGGCCTTGAGCGGGGCCATGGGCAAACGTCCGTTGGAGATCGCCGCTGGCGACATCACCATCGGCGACCCCTCCATCAAGGGCGCCTGCATCACCCAGATCAAGCACGGCAATTTCCAGACCGCGCTGCTGCCGCGCAAGGCGCTGCTGCGCGCGTGCCCGAATGCCGAGGACCTGATCGCGCAGTCGATCCCCGGCGCCAATCCGATCACGTCGATGTTCCTGCGATATTACGATCTCGCGCATGCTCATGCGGACAAGCTCGCGCCCGCGGAGCTCGATGCGGTCTCCCAACATTTGTTCGACCTCGCCGTGCTGATGATCGGGGCGCGCGGCGATGTCGCCGACGAGGCGCGACTGCGCGGCCTCGCGGCGGCGCGTTTCCAAACCCTGAAATCGGACATTCTGGCGCAGCTGGACAGTCCTGCGCTGTCGCTCACCGATCTTGCCGCCGCGCATCGGATCAGCCCGCGCACCATCCAGTTGCTGTTCGAGCAGGCCGGCATCACTTATAGCGGCTTCGTGCTGGAGCAGCGGTTGCTGCGCGCCGAGCGTCTGCTTCGAAATCCCGCCATGCGCACGCGCAAGATCATCGAGATCGCGCATCTTGCGGGATTCCACGACGTCTCCTACTTCCACCGCGTGTTTCGCCGCCGCTTCGGGCAGACGCCGGATGACATGAGGAAGCTGGCCGGCGACGCCAGCTAGGCGAACTCGACCACGATCTTGCCGAAATGGCCGCCGCGCTGCATCAGACGCATCGCATCCGGCACGGCCTCGAAGCCGAAGGTGCGGTCGATCACTGGCTTCATCGCGTTCCGTCCGATGCCAGCGGCCATGGCCTCGAACATGCGGCGGCTGCCGACAGAAAGGCCGATGACGTGCAGGTTCTTGGCGAACAGGCTCGAGATCGCGATCTGCTGCGAGACGCCCGTGAGGATGCCGATCACCAAGATCGTACCGCCGACGCGCGCGGCCTCCAGTGATTGCGCAAACGTATCCTTGCCGCCAACCTCGACGATATGATCGACGCCGCCGCCGCTCCACGCCGCCGCGGCCTTGCCCCACTCCGGAACCGATCGATAGTTGATGGTGTGGTCGGCACCTAACGCCCTGGCGCGTTCGAGCTTCGCGTCGCTCGATGAGGTCACGATCACGCTTGCGCCAGCGAGCTTTGCAAATTGCAGAGCGAAGATCGACACGCCGCCTGTGCCCTGCACCAGCACGGTGTCGCCGGGCTGTACCTTGGCATGTTCGAACAACGCACGCCAAGCTGTTAGGCCGGCGCAGGGTAGCGTAGCGGCCTCCTGGAACGACAGATGCGAGGGAATGTGGCTGACGCCCTCGGCGTCGAGCACCATCACCTCCTGCAGGACGCCCGGCCGCGTGCCGCCGAGCGCGTAGCGGCGAGCGGCTGCCGAAACTTCCCCATCGATCCAGGATTGGAAGAA
This genomic stretch from Bradyrhizobium daqingense harbors:
- a CDS encoding enoyl-CoA hydratase/isomerase family protein, translating into MSDTADAASSPVLDITDARATIRLNRPKHLNRLQAEDLGELVKLFDRIETDPAIRVLVLTGTGRAFSAGYDLNSVAERAVSAHEQQSAGSAFEVIVNRLEDLGVPTICRLNGGVYGGSTDLALACDFRIGVDTAEMFMPAARLGLHYYPSGIKRYVTRLGLDNAKKLFLTAQKISAPEMLRIGYLTAMVPVELLDKEVDKLAAALAGNAPQAMRGMKRAINEFARGELEEAAADQRHRDSMRGDEIKEGIKAFGEKRAPRF
- a CDS encoding glutathione S-transferase family protein, with the protein product MTDPNRITLYYSPQSRATGTRVLLEELGAPYDLHVLNMKAGEQRQPAYLAINPLGKVPAVRHSEALVTEQVAITIYLADLFPQAGLTPALNDPLRGPYLRWIAYYGSSFEPAMIDKFMQREPAPITQSPYADYDTMLGALEAQLSKGPYLLGERMTAADVLWGVALSWTMMFGIVPKKDVFVRYAERMTSRPAFQRINAADDEMAAQHAKAVGG
- a CDS encoding helix-turn-helix transcriptional regulator gives rise to the protein MRASRMLSILTTLQARGQVTAPKLAEACEVSVRTIYRDIDALAASGVPVYADRGAEGGYRLLDGYRVRLNGLSQSEASALFLAGLPGPAAALGLDAAMIAAQNKLMAALPPNLREDAGRMQERFHLDAPGWFGEAEDPKHLRSIAGAALRGTLIKIRYHSWRSEKQRRVAPLGLVLKGGSWYLAGQVDGSVRTYRVARVLDCTALDDRFDRPADFDLAAYWQAATLRLEAEMHPNVAVVRLSPFGVKLLDALSQPYVKARTQLEETADTDGWRIARVPVGKTSWHAASELLRLGPEAEVLEPVDLRDKLAELTQAMAARYRTAPKAGRRRKSPRATKQS
- a CDS encoding fatty acid desaturase, which translates into the protein MTDATVPEPGHRLKPLTPAMLRELSVRSDLRGAAQSLGHYGVILLLGTLIWIVSSRHGVLWALPLMAVQGYVVAFLFMAVHETAHKTAFKSRSLNLIVGNLSAFLIGLPYEYYCLFHWDHHRYTQDPEKDPELIVGVKPTSDTQLAIAYSGLLQVAVRLRLMLGHAVTGRVTAPWIPENKRAVIVREARAYLALYTLLFALSLWFASALLLWVWIVPLVIGQFFLRPYLYAEHTGCDRTRSAFENTRTTYTGAIVKWFAWNMPYHVEHHAYPSIPFHALPKLNEIVDGEIVHRGRGYIRTTRETWAWFRRQRQAG
- a CDS encoding alpha/beta fold hydrolase, with amino-acid sequence MSGSSDYEIFEPGNVTLQSGAVFPSLKLAYKTYGTLGPARDNVILYPTSFSAQHFDTEWLIRPDGVLDPSRYFIIIPNLFGNGLSSSPSNTAAPFPKLTYHDAIAVQHRLLTERFGISKLALVYGWSMGGMQAYHWAALHPDMVERAAIACGSARCAPYNHVFLESVKAALTADPAFRDGRFVDKPIAGYRAMGRVYAGWAMSHGFYRDELWRDGGFPSLEDYLVRTWDTTFARRDANDLLAQIGIWQSGDISGCPAFAGDLDRALAAIKAHMLLMPGATDRYFDVRDNEDELGRLTGAKSAVLHPIPSLHGHRAGNPVGNARDEAFIKAEIAALLSK
- a CDS encoding MBL fold metallo-hydrolase, coding for MPLWICETCGAQFPDSGHPPASCPICEDERQYVGWNGQIFLTRETLAERHRVVWRDDLGLTGLSLEPSFAIGQRALLVPLGDGCLMWDCVPLATAEAIAHVRSLGGLKAIAISHPHYYGALADWSDAFGGVPVYLHADDRQWVTRPHASIVHWTGESQRISDEVLLLRTGGHFAGATMLHSSRAADGRGAFLTGDIAQVAMDRRFVSFMYSYPNYMPLNASAVRRIAAAVEPLAFDRIYGAWWGRNIARGAKAAFAASVERYIAAIA
- a CDS encoding MFS transporter, with product MTSRPSTSRIWPLFALNFFMADMQSGIGPFIGVFLQERGWAPGLIGTAMTIGNVAGMLVTTPIGGFIDSSRNKRMWVVIPGICVVSASAIILISQNFWAVTVSQVAQSLASAAIVPAVTGITLGIAKQKGFNALNGRNQAYNHAGNMVGAALSGYLGYKYGYFAVFALAAVFGAIAIACVLMIPAKAIDDRAARGCKEDDPDSAPDAFTMLLKHRALLVLALALALFHLGNAAIVPLYGLAAVAEGQANGPTFVATTVVIAQGVMVVTSLIAMKAASKRNYWPIILVSFMFLPIRGVLAFFVTGWWGVVPMQVLDGIGTGLQTVAVPGMVARSLNGTGRINLGQGAVITVQGVGASLSPALGGWIAQWIGYGPTFLLLGGFGLASMALWLAFAATVKKY
- a CDS encoding outer membrane protein is translated as MTRRRSSLLPVLLALGLGALCATDAKAADIALKAPPAPPPVFSWTGFYAGVHAGYGTGDGNAASVDPSALLALFPGVNNATSTASAPFTLGVGQSGWLGGLQAGYNWQAGHMVAGVEADVSVSGIGGRASGAYALRPVFLVGDFDNYTGSVTVTQDIDYLGTLRGRLGYASNNWLLYATGGLAWAHVKASLDSSHARLTNNLLIAGFPGALDGHASASGYNLGYAVGGGGEWSFAPRWSLKAEYLYLYLGRQLSLSIPGTSMPASDIELHTLRIGLNRQFAP
- a CDS encoding AraC family transcriptional regulator; the protein is MGKRPLEIAAGDITIGDPSIKGACITQIKHGNFQTALLPRKALLRACPNAEDLIAQSIPGANPITSMFLRYYDLAHAHADKLAPAELDAVSQHLFDLAVLMIGARGDVADEARLRGLAAARFQTLKSDILAQLDSPALSLTDLAAAHRISPRTIQLLFEQAGITYSGFVLEQRLLRAERLLRNPAMRTRKIIEIAHLAGFHDVSYFHRVFRRRFGQTPDDMRKLAGDAS
- a CDS encoding zinc-dependent alcohol dehydrogenase family protein produces the protein MKAWQVVRDWSIEGMELADLPEPTPAPGQVAVRMKAASLNYRDLLTVQGKGGVSRLPLIPFSDGAGEVIAVGEGVTRVAVGDRVCPMFFQSWIDGEVSAAARRYALGGTRPGVLQEVMVLDAEGVSHIPSHLSFQEAATLPCAGLTAWRALFEHAKVQPGDTVLVQGTGGVSIFALQFAKLAGASVIVTSSSDAKLERARALGADHTINYRSVPEWGKAAAAWSGGGVDHIVEVGGKDTFAQSLEAARVGGTILVIGILTGVSQQIAISSLFAKNLHVIGLSVGSRRMFEAMAAGIGRNAMKPVIDRTFGFEAVPDAMRLMQRGGHFGKIVVEFA